Within the Bacillus pumilus genome, the region ACAACCGATCATAATTATCTTTTAAGTACTCCCACGTTCCGGGGAATTCAGATTCCAATGTTTCTTTATCGATAATTTCCCCATCCATGTCATAAGGGAATATTAAATACATTCTTGGGAGCTCATAATCATATGTCCCCTTACCTTTTTCTTTTCCTACGGGTTTAAAGTAATCACGAACAATTCCTTTTTCTATTTGATATGTCTTTCCGTTTTTTTGGATTTCATAATTAGTTTTTGTTTCGCCAATAATTTCTTTTAAACCAAAAGGGTACACATCTTCTGCGCTAGTTTGAATACCATTTAAAACTTCTGTAATATCCTTTAATTTAACAGAATTTTCATATAACTTTTCCAGAAGAAGTTTTTCATTTGGATTAGTAACTAAAATCCAAGGTGCATCACTAATCACATGACTAGCGTATTTTACCCGTTTAAGTTTACTAAGATCTTGTTGGTTTACCCACCATTCTTGTAAATCAGTAACCTCTTCAAAGACGAACTCTTCTTGTTGTTCTTTCTTAGCTGTTAGAATACAGCTATAGGTTAATATTTTTTTGTGTGCAAACAATTGTGTTGACCCAAAATCAATAAATTCCGAAACATAGCTATTCTCAGTTAAAATTTTACGCAAATAAACACCGGAAGAAATTTTTGAAAACTTAGATGGAACGATATAACAAAGAACTCCACCTTCTTTGAGCATTTCCAAAGCTCGTTCAATAAATATAAAATATTTATCAAATTGCTTATAAGATGACTCATATTTATTTTTGTATATTGCAACTTCTTGTTTAGGCAATATGTTTATCATATCGTCTGTTGTTACATATGGAGGATTTCCAATAATAACATCAAAATCTCGAACTCCATTTGCAAATTCAAAATCAAATGGGAAAATGTTGTTTCTATCTTCATCAGTTATTTTCTTCTTTCCTAAATAATCAGTTTGAATAAGTGAATTTCCAGCTTGTATGTTTTCATCCAACATTGGGAGAATTTCATTGTATCCCTCTAGGGTTGGAGTAGTTTCATTATCTAATAAACTTATCAAAAGACTAAACTTTGCTGCTTCCACTGCATTGGCGTCTATATCAATACCATAAATACAAGAAGTTAGTATCTCTTTTTTATCTTCAAAAGGTATATGTCCTATTCCATCTTCACCAGGAATTAAATGTTCCGGTTCATGATCTTGGTACCAATTGGTACAATATTGAATTAAATAATCAAGTACCTCTAAAAGAAATACACCTGAACCACATGCAATATCAGCAATTTTTATTTTTAGTATTTCTTGTGGAGCTTTCCCTTCAATTGTTGGTGCTAAAGTTTTATTCACCATATATCTGACAATTTCTGTTGGTGTTGATACAACATCTCGATTTACATTCTCCGCCTTTTTTGTCAGACCAATTGTCCCATCTTCTTTTATATATAATTTTTCGGTTAAAAAGTATTCGTATATTTCGCCTAACAAATTCGCTTCTATCACTGCAAATTCATATGGACTCTGAGGTCTATACAATTTGTTTACAATATCCATTATTATCTGATTATTTAGATCAATGATAATATGATCTCCATTAAACAAACCTGAATTGTACTTTTTATCAGCTTCTTCAAACATTTTTAGCATCTTTTCTTGGACTTCATTTGGATCTTCAATGGTTTTTTGTAGGTTATGATATATTGGTAAATTCCTGTCTTCACACAAGCGTAAAAATATCATTTGATTAATAAATTTTTGTATTAAGTCACTTATTATAGCAAGCGAATATTCGGGGTGACTTTTATACAGTTCATTTG harbors:
- a CDS encoding Eco57I restriction-modification methylase domain-containing protein, translated to MDKKEELKKLVEKFKSNEKYYTEAKSRYNETDTRNEFIDPFFEILGWDIHNRNNVRPNLREVMRENYLTSTSRPDYAFTLSGVKKFFTEAKKPAVRILSDMESILQARRYGYNAKHLITVLTNFEYLLIYDATVEPKETDNPYTALLMQPIHYSKYEENFDEIEKLLSKETVYSGSFENNLEDLVNQGVHMPIDELFLQQIRQWRLLLANELYKSHPEYSLAIISDLIQKFINQMIFLRLCEDRNLPIYHNLQKTIEDPNEVQEKMLKMFEEADKKYNSGLFNGDHIIIDLNNQIIMDIVNKLYRPQSPYEFAVIEANLLGEIYEYFLTEKLYIKEDGTIGLTKKAENVNRDVVSTPTEIVRYMVNKTLAPTIEGKAPQEILKIKIADIACGSGVFLLEVLDYLIQYCTNWYQDHEPEHLIPGEDGIGHIPFEDKKEILTSCIYGIDIDANAVEAAKFSLLISLLDNETTPTLEGYNEILPMLDENIQAGNSLIQTDYLGKKKITDEDRNNIFPFDFEFANGVRDFDVIIGNPPYVTTDDMINILPKQEVAIYKNKYESSYKQFDKYFIFIERALEMLKEGGVLCYIVPSKFSKISSGVYLRKILTENSYVSEFIDFGSTQLFAHKKILTYSCILTAKKEQQEEFVFEEVTDLQEWWVNQQDLSKLKRVKYASHVISDAPWILVTNPNEKLLLEKLYENSVKLKDITEVLNGIQTSAEDVYPFGLKEIIGETKTNYEIQKNGKTYQIEKGIVRDYFKPVGKEKGKGTYDYELPRMYLIFPYDMDGEIIDKETLESEFPGTWEYLKDNYDRLLPKQLSPSKKGRDVKHATSDTWYHYGRSQHLTSFNNKDKLIVKVMKNEVPLYRMDKNDMLIASGGTAGYVAIAQKDGSPYELEYIQAVLSHPAYQILSSIIGSDFEGGFNATGTAVLYDMPVRTIDFENKVQVCFYNDIVEATRKIYQINDKLAKKLSNKERTALLRERRGLIREITDNVTKLYGIEELMRVLMKETKVM